A single window of Nicotiana sylvestris chromosome 3, ASM39365v2, whole genome shotgun sequence DNA harbors:
- the LOC104231048 gene encoding uncharacterized protein: protein MPCAHALKYFQQVGYGATNYIDRQYSVAEYVDTYSGQLQPLGAEYYWPLEPFKMVCNKDYLRKLQGKKRMRIRNQMDVGDTVYAHSSGSLKLLDMPSSPAIEEYQTTGLYALVKTVNGTSRQRQLMIQPVVIVDGTFLKSAYRGIILTASTMDAADRNESILKATSIVYPGMTHYSCMWHIWTNIRSKFKKGHLQLYELYFATARSYTLDEFNERMSKIEEVDPRVKSYLYDIGYHKWSRVHATMNRTWTMTLNIAESLNAATKDARELPIFDLLEYIRTLLERWTNEKLLKAKGTFTFLGSKFNKELENNRTLSEKLRVRASTDHIHTVLDGVKWYIVCLEKKKYSCDQFQLEELPCAHALAALRHKNETYENYCSPHYTRESLLHTYEIPINPLPDESKWNVPQHILDEVVNPLTGDKKQSGRPQKERYKTYDKIKSKKYKVSCGNCGGEGHNKRSCKNAPKKK, encoded by the exons atgccgtgcGCACATGCATTGAAGTActttcaacaagttggatatggggcaaccaactatattgataggcaatacagtgttgctgaATACGTAGACACGTATAGCGGGCAGTTGCAGCCATTAGGTGCTGAGTATTATTGGCCGCTggaaccttttaagatggtatgtaacaaggactatttgcgcaaaCTGCAAGGGAAAAAGAGAatgcgtatacggaaccaaatggatgtcgGTGACActgtttatgcgc ATTCATCTGGATccctaaagttacttgatatgccatcCTCTCCAGCTATAGaggaatatcaaa ctACTGGCTTGTATGCGTTGGTGAAAACTGTAAATGGCACTTCAAGGCAACGTCAATTAATGATTCA GCCAGTAGTAATAGTTGATGGGACATTCTTAAAGTCAGCCTATAGGGGGATTATACTGACAGCAAGCACCATGGATGCAGCCG ATAGGAATGAGAGTATACTGAAGGCAACATCAATTGTCTATCCGGGCATGACACACTActcttgcatgtggcatatttggacaaatataaggtcaaaattcaagaagggTCATCTACAATTATATGAATTGTACTTTGCTACAGCACGATCATACACTctggatgaatttaatgaaaggatgtcGAAGATTGAAGAGGTAGACCCGCGTGTAAAATCTTACCTATATGATATTGGCTATCATAAATGGTCAAGAGTGCATGCAACAATGAATAGAACGTGGACAATGACATTAAATATTGCAGAGTCATTGAACGCTGCAACAAAAGATGCAAGAGAGCTGCCGATATTTGACCTTTTAGAGTATATACGGACACTGCTAGAACGTTGGACCAACGAGAAGTTATTGAAAGCGAAAGGTACTTTCACATTTCTTGGATCCAAATTCAACAAAGAATTAGAGAACAACAGAACATTATCTGAGAAGCTTAGG gtgagggcttcaacagaTCATATACATACTGTGTTAGATGGTGTAAAGTGGTACATTGTGTGTCTAGAAAAAAAGAAATATAGTTGTGACCAATTCCAACTTGAAGAACTTCCATGTGCGCATGCTTTGGCAGCATTAAGGCACAAGAATGAAACATATGAAAACTATTGCTCTCCGCATTATACAAGAGAGAGCCTTTTGCATACGTATGAAATACCAATAAATCCTCTTCCTGATGAAAGCAAATGGAATGTGCCACAACATATTTTGGATGAGGTAGTAAATCCACTGACGGGAGATAAAAAGCAGTCAGGGAGACCTCAAAAGGAAAGATATAAAACATATGATAAAATAAAGTCAAAGAAATACAAGGTGTCATGTGGAAATTGTGGAggtgaagggcataacaaaagatcttgcaagAATGCGCCCAAGAAGAAATAA